The following are encoded together in the Vigna unguiculata cultivar IT97K-499-35 chromosome 2, ASM411807v1, whole genome shotgun sequence genome:
- the LOC114174665 gene encoding probable uridine nucleosidase 2, whose translation MAPDMEPKKIIIDTDPGIDDAMAIFVALQSPEVEVIGLTTIYGNVYTTLATRNALHLLEVAGRTDIPVAEGSHLTLTKGTKLRIADFVHGADGLGNQNFPPPKGKPIEESGPAFLVRQAKLNPGKVTVVALGPLTNIALAVQLDPEFAKNIAQIVILGGAFAVNGNVNPAAEANIFGDPDAADVVFTSGADILAVGINVTHQVILTSSDREILANSKGKYAQYLHKILDVYFSYHLESYNTKGVYLHDPTVVLAAVDPSLVTCIEGVVRVQTSGITRGLTVLFNKQKRFGEIHEWSNKPTVKVAVTVDAPRVMKLVMDRLLDS comes from the exons ATGGCACCTGATATGGAACCAAAGAAGATCATAATTGATACCGACCCTGGCATCG ATGATGCCATGGCAATATTCGTTGCTCTACAGTCACCAGAGGTTGAAGTTATTGGACTCACAACCATCTATGGAAATGTTTACACCACTCTGGCAACCAGAAATGCCTTGCATTTG TTGGAGGTTGCTGGAAGAACAGATATACCCGTGGCAGAAGGATCACATCTGACATTAACT AAAGGAACAAAACTTCGTATTGCAGATTTTGTCCACGGTGCAGATGGACTTGGCAACCAAAATTTTCCTCCACCAAAGGGGAAGCCCATTGAAGAATCAGGTCCTGCTTTTTTGGTTCGTCAAGCAAAACTTAATCCTGGGAAAGTCACTGTGGTGGCATTGGGCCCGCTTACAAATATTGCTTTG GCTGTGCAGCTGGATCCAGAATTTGCAAAGAACATTGCCCAGATTGTTATTCTTGGGGGAGCTTTTGCAGTAAATGGCAATGTGAATCCAGCAGCTGAAGCCAAT ATATTTGGTGATCCAGATGCTGCAGATGTTGTATTTACAAGTGGGGCAGATATACTTGCAGTGGGGATAAATGTTACCCATCAAGTTATACTGACAA GTTCTGATAGAGAAATTTTGGCAAATTCAAAAGGAAAATATGCTCAATACCTGCACAAAATCTTAGATGTATATTTCTCTTACCATCTGGAGTCATACAATACCAAAG GGGTTTACCTTCATGATCCAACTGTGGTTCTTGCAGCTGTTGATCCTTCACTTGTAACTTGTATAGAAGGTGTTGTCAGAGTCCAAACGAGTGGCATTACAAGGGGACTCACAGTACTCTTCAACAAACAGAAAAG GTTTGGTGAAATCCATGAATGGTCGAATAAGCCAACAGTAAAGGTAGCTGTGACAGTTGATGCTCCTAGAGTTATGAAACTGGTAATGGATCGCCTTTTGGACTCTTGA